Genomic segment of Pararhodobacter zhoushanensis:
AAAGCTGGGCCTGCTGGGCTTTTTCCAACCATGACGTGATGCGCCACATCTCGCGCTGGGAGTTGCCCAAACCCGCCGCGCGCACCTTTGCCGCGCTCTTGCTCAGCCTGCGCGGCAGCGTGTGTCTGTATCAGGGCGAGGAGTTGGGGCTGAGTGAGGCCTATGTTCCCTTCGAGGAACTGCAAGACCCCTACGGCATCCGCTTCTGGCCCAAGTACCACGGGCGCGACGGCTGCCGCACGCCGATCCCTTGGGTGCATGACGGGGTGAACGGCGGGTTCTCGACGGCGAAGCCGTGGTTGCCGCTGCCGGTCGATCATCTGGAACACGCTGTTGCCCGCCAGACCGAGGATTGGGACAGCATGCTGCGGTTCTATCGCAAGATGATCGGCTATCGCCAAAGCCGCGAGGCACTGCGCACCGGGTCTTTCGAGGTGATCGAGCGGCGGCCCGAGCTGCTCAGCTTTATCCGCCGGTCCGGCAACGAGACGCTGTTCTGCGCCTTTGCACTCAGCGACGAGCCGCAGGCGATCAGCCTGCCGCCGGGCCGGTGGCAGGCCGACGACAGCGCGCCGTTCCGTGCAACGCTGCTGGGCCCCGAGCGGGTGCTGGAGCCGTGGCAGGTGGTGTATGCGCTGAAGATAGACTGAAGAAAGGGCGCGTTCGGTCAGAACGCGCCCAACTCTTATGCGGCGGTTTGCGCGTCGGCGGCGCGGGCGCGCCCCCGGCGTGGTCATGGCTGTCGCGCACCGCGTTGCCCCAGGCCTTGACGTCATAGGTGCGCACCGTTTCGCGCAACTGGCGCATGCGCGACACCCGCTCGTCGACCGGCATGGTCAGCGCGTGCAGGATCGCCGTGTCCATCGAGCGGTTCGAGAACGGGTTGGTGATCACCGCCTGATGCAGCTCGACCGCAGCCCCAGCGAATTCCGACAGCACCAGAACCCCGTCGTCATCAGTCCGCGCGGCGACGAATTCCTTGCACACAAGGTTCATGCCATCGGCCAGCGGGGTGATCCATGCCACATCGGCGGCCCGGTAATAGGACACCAGTTCCTCGAACGGAATCGCCTGCGAGATCAGCGCGACAGGCTGCCAGTCCAGTCGCCCGAAACGGCCATTGATCTGGCCCGCCGACTGCTCGATCTCGCCCTGAATGTCCGAATAGATCGTCATGTTCTTGTTGGCACTGACCGACACATGCATCAGGCGAACCTTGCCGTGCAGCTCAGGGTGCGCCTCAAGCAGGCGGCCAAAGCTGGCCAGCTGTTCGACGCCGCCCTTGGTGTAATCCGTGCGGCCCACCGACAGGATCAGCTGCGCCTCGCCCAGATCTTCGCGGATTTCCTTGACGCGGGTATCGGTCTCGGGCCGGCGCGCGCGCTCTTCGATGAAGCCGACATCCACGCCAACCGGCGTGACGCTCAGCGTGACCTGACGCCCGTCATAGCTGAGCGCCTTGGGCACGCCACGTTCGGACAGCGCGGTGCCGTCGGAATACAGATGCGGCGGCACCGGCGCGCGGGCGGCGACGACAACGTCGCACAGGCTGCGTGCGACCGAGGCGAAGTTTTCCGCGTAACGCGGGATGTGGAAGCCCACATCGTCGCAGGCCAGCAGGCTTTCAACGATCTCGCGCCGCCATGGCAGCACGTTGAACATATCCGCCGCCGGGAAGGGCGTGTGGTGGAAGAAGGCGATGCGCACATCGGGGCGCAGTTTGCGCAGATAGCCCGGCACCAGCCACAGGTTGTAGTCATGCACCCAGACCAGCGCCCCATGCGCCGCTTCGCGCGCGGCGGCTTCGGCAAAGGCCCAGTTCACTTCGCGGAAATTGGGCCATTCAACCCGGTCGTAGTTATACTTTTCCTTGAAGCTGTGCAGGATCGGCCAGAACGCCTCTTTCGAGGTGACATGGTAGAACTCGCGCACCTGAGCGGCAGACAGCGGCAGCCGGGTGACCGAGTAGGTGCCGAAATCATCGGTGATCTCGATCACCGGCTCGAAGTCCGGGTTGGCCGGATCTTCGGCCAGCTTCCACGCCACCCAAGACCCGCGATCAACCGCGCCGAAGAAACTTTTCAGCGTGGGCACGATCCCGTTGGGGCTTTTGTTCTCGCGCAGGACGATCTTGCCGTCAACTTCAACCTCTTCATAGGGTTGTCGATGATAGACGATGACCAGATCTGACGGCATGATGACCTCCTATGCTGCGGCTAAGCTGATGAAATTCTTGGCGATGATGGCTTCTGCGATGCCGCCTGCGCCGTGAGCTTCGGCGATATGGACATGGTCCAGACCGGCCAGCTTGTCCAAGAGCCCCTGTTCGGAATTCCCCACTGCAACGGCTGGAAGACCCAGCGACAGCATGGACAGATCGTTGAGCGTGTCACCGGCAACCAGACAGCGGCGGGTGTCGATTTCCAGATAGGTCAGCAGGCGCAGCAGCGACGGACCCTTGCTCACACCCTTGGGCAGAACGTCGAAGAAACGGTTGTCGGAAACCAGCGCGTCGAGGCCCATCTCGGCCACGATATCCAACGCGCGGGTATCGAACAATTCGGGGTCCATGTCATAGCTGAGCCGGTAGCGGAAACCGGTGGATTGCAGCGACAGGCCGGCAAGGCCTTGCAGCGCCACTTGCGCGCGGGGGCCGGTGTTGACCCAGGCGGCCTCGATCTCGCGTTCCAGCTCAAGGATCGGGGCGACGAAGTTGTTGTCGTCGAACTCGGCGATCGTGGTGCCGACATCACCGATGACATAATCCGGCTTGGGCACTTCACCCGAGCGCGTCAGGTCGCGCACAAATTTGGGGTCGCGGCCGGTGACGAAGATCAGGCCGACCTGATGGCGGTTCTCTTCGATCCAGCGATAGAGACCGGCGCGGGCATTGTCATTGCCGCCCAGAAACGTTCCGTCGAGATCGGTTGCGAGGACCAGCTGCTTTTGCGAGATGGCGCGGGGTTGAACGGCGGGAATGATGTTCATGAGATCCTTTCTGCAAGATTTTGGATAGCTTGCGCTGATGCAGGATGGTCAAAGACCAGATCCATCGAGCGCGGTTCAGATTCAATCGGACGGGCCCAGAGCGCGGCAAAGGTCGCGCCCAGATCAGCCCCGTCGCGCAGGATGGTTTGTACGGCCTCGCAGATCGGCATCGACACGCCGACGCGGTGGGCCAGATCGGTGACCGATTTGGCGTTCATCTCGCCCTCGACCACCACGGGCTTGCCGTCAAAGCAATCGGCGCGTGGCACGCCTTCGCCCAGCTGAAAGCCCAGCGACATGTTGCGCGAGGTCGGGCTTGAGCAGGTCAGCGTCAGATCGCCGATACCCGACAGGCCCGTCACGGTTTCGCGCCGCCCGCCCAGAGCCTCGGCCAGTTGCTTCATCTCATCAAGGCCCCGCGTGATCAGCGCGGCGCGGGTGTTTTCGGCAAAGCCTGCGCCGGTCATCATGCCGCAGGCGATGGCGATGACGTTCTTGACCGCGCCGCCAACCTCGACGCCGACCAGATCGTCGGACACGTAAGCACGGAAGCTCTCGGTGGTCAGCGACAGCGCCAGACGCACCGCAGGGCTGGTGCCGGGGTTGATCCGGTCCGAGGGGCCAAAGGCAAAAGCCACGGTGGCAGCGGTCGGGTGGTTCAGCGCGGTTTCGCGCGCGAAGGTCGGGCCTGAGACGACGCCGACCGGGTGGCCCGGCAGTTCCTCTTCGGCCACTTGCGTCATCAGAAGGCCGGTTTCAGCCTCGATCCCCTTGGCGCAGACGGCAACCGGCATGCCCTTGGGCGCGAACAAGGCCACCTGACGCGCCACGCTGCGCACACTGCGCGAGGGGACGACGATCAGCGCCGCATCGGCGCCGTCCAGCGCGTCGCGCATCTCCTTGATGCCGAACAGCCCCTCGGGCAACGGGACGCCCGGCAGATGGCGGGTGTTTTCGCGCTGGCGGTTGATGTCGGTGATGACCGCAGGGTCGCGGCCCCACAGCCGAGCGGTGGCGCCCGACCGGGCAAGCGTGGCGGCAAGGGCAGTGCCCCATGACCCGGCACCGATCACGGCGACAGTGTCATAGCGGCGGGCGGGTTGCGGCAGCGAAGGACCGGGAATCGGTTGAAGCTTCATCGTCTTCCTCTCGTTCTGCTCGGCTCTGGGCGCATCGCGGCGACGCAGGATGCTCAAAGCCATGTGCGGCGGCAGGGGGCACGCTATCGTCGGGTTGTGCGGCGCACCCCTCATCGAAATATGTTGCGGTGCGGCAAATCGTCGAGCGCAGGGCTAACCAACGGCGCTCGACGGATCAGCGAAATGGGCTCCCGCCCATCCGTTGTGCATTATCATGCACTTCGTGCCAGCTCGATCCGCGTCTCTAGTCTAATATAGGCCGCTTTCGACATTCTCAACGTCGTTTTTTGACATTTCGCGACTATAGCCTAGTTTCTGCGGTGCAGCGGCACAATTCGCCCGCTGTTGACCCGTTACCGCAACCAGATCTCAGGAGACCCGTATGAGCACGACCGTCAGAACCGCAATTTTTCCGGTTGCAGGGCTTGGGACGCGGTTTTTGCCCGCGACCAAGGCGACGCCGAAAGAGCTGCTGCCGGTCATCGACACGCCGCTGATCCAGTATGCGATCGACGAAGTGCGCGCGGCGGGGATCGAGCGGATGGTGTTTGTCAGCCACCCCAGCAAGGCCGCCATCGAGCGCTATGTGATGGATGACAAGCGCCTGCGGCGGAACCTTGAAGCCAAGGGAAAGCACGCGCTGGCCGAGCAGTTGCACGACAGCGCCTTGTGCGCGGCTGACGACGACGTGGTGTTCACGATGCAGGACGAGCCGCTGGGTCTGGGTCACGCCGTGGCCTGCGCGCGCCCGCATGTGCTGCCGGGGCCGGTGGCGGTGATCCTGCCCGACGATCTGATCCTTGGCGCGACTGGCGCACTGTCGGAGATGATCGCCGCCTATGACACCGCGCCCGTCGGGCACATGGTCGCCGCGATGACGGTTGATCGCGCCGAGACGCGCAAATACGGCGTGCTGTCGGTGACGGGGCAGGAGCGGGATGTCATTCTGGCGGATGGCATGGTCGAAAAGCCTGAGCCTGACGCCGCCCCGTCACGCAAAGCAGTGGTCGGGCGCTATGTGCTGGATGCGTCGATCTTCGACGATCTGGCGCAGGTCGCCCCCGGTGCGGGCGGGGAAATCCAGCTGACCGACGCCATCGCCAAAGGGGCGGGCCGTCTGGGGCTGGGGGGCTTTGCCTTCTCGGGGCGTCGCTTTGATTGCGGGTCCAAGGCCGGGATGCTGGAAGCGACCCTGCATCTGGCGCAGCAAGACCCTGAGTTTGCCGATGTCCTCGCTGCCTTCAGCGCAGCGCCACGCGCTGCTGCCTGATCACGCCTCGCGCGTTTTGGCCAGCACCGTGCGGTGGGTGATCTGGCTGCCGGTGCGCGCATCGATCAGCACCGGCTGAAGGGGTTCGTCGGTCTCGCGCGACATCAGCGTGACTGATGAGCCGCCCTCGACCGGCACATGGGTATTCGCCCAGTCAATCAGCGTGACCAGCAGCGGATAGAGCGCCTTGCCCTTGTCGGTCAGGCGGTACTCGTGGCGCAGGGGCCGCTGTTGATATGCCTCGCGGCGCAGCACACCGTCGGCTTCCAGTTTGCGCAGCCGGTCGGCCAGAACATGCCGCGTGATCCCCAGCCTTTCCTGCATCTGGTCAAAGCGTCGGATGCCAAAAAAACACTCGCGCACGACAAGCATCGTCCAGCGATCACCGATCACGGACAGGCCGCGGGCGACGGGGCAGGCTTCGGTTTGCAACTCGGTCCATTTCATGAGGTCAGTGTAACAGCGGTTGACAGGTTCCGAAAGAGAACTTACGCCATAAGGGTTCCGAAAAGGAACTTACTTGTCCCGACGAAAGAGATCGCATGACCACGCAGGACGCGCCCCGGACCAGAACCCGCAGCTACAGCTATGCACTGGCGGCACTCGATACCGGCGCCGCGCTGCGACTGTCAGGGCTTGAGTACATGCGCGCGCTGGCTGCCGGAGAGATCGGCGCGCCGCCGTCGATGATCACCACGCTGGGTTTTTCAAATCCGCTGGATCTGGAAGACGGCAAAGCGGCCTTCGAGGCCGACGCGGCCGATTTCCTGCTCAACCCGATGGGCGCGGTGCATGGCGGGTTTGCGGCGACGCTGCTCGATACGGTGATGGGCGCGGCAGTCCATACGTCACTGGGACCGGGTCTTGGCTTCACCACATCGGATCTGTCGGTGAAATACACGCGGGCGATCCTGCCGGGCACCGGCCGCTTGCGGGCCGAGGCGACGATTGTTCACCGGGGCCGCCAGATGGCGACAGCGCAGGGCACGGTGATCGGTCTGGCAGATGGCAAGCTTTATGCCCATGGGTCGACGACCTGCCTGATCTTCCCGCTGACCTCGGTAAAGGGCTGAGATCGTGAACCAGAGCCTGCCGCCCCTCGACCCCGCCGCCCGCGCCCGCGCGGCGCGCACGCAAGCCTTGCTGAGCGCACCCATCGGCCCGACGCTGGCCAAACTCGCCGCGCCCAATATTCTGGCGATGGTCGTGCAGGCGGCGCAGAGCATCGCCGAGGCCTATTTCGCCAGCCGCATCGGCGTCACCGCGCTGGCCGGGCTGGCGCTGGTTTTCCCGCTGGTGATGCTGACGCAGATGCTGTCCGCCGGGGCGATGGGCGGCGCGATCTCGGCTTCAGTCGCGCGGGCACTGGGGGCGGGCAATCCGGACCGCGCCGCCACCCTCACGATCACCGCGTGGCTTCTGGCGGTTGGTTTTGCGCTGGTGATGGCGGCGATCATGCTGCTGTTTGGTCCGGCGATCTTTGTCACGCTGGGCGGTGGGCCCGAGTCGGTGGCGGCAGCCGTGACCTATGCGGCGGTGTTCTTCCCCGGCTGTATCGCGATCTGGATGTGCCACGCGTCCCTCAGCGTCATTCGCGGCACCGGCGACATGGGGATGCCGTCGCTGCTGTTGCTGCTGGTCTCGACCGTCTCGATCCCGCTTGCCGGTGGCTTCGCGCTGGGCTGGGGGCCGTTGCCCGCGCTGGGTATGGCGGGTCTGCCGCTGGGTCTGATCGTCGCCTACGGCGTCGGCGCGCTGGTGGCTGTCGGGTATATCGCCGCCGGGCGGACCGGACTGGCCTTCAAGGGCGCACTGGGGCGCATCGATGGCGGCATGGTCCGCGATATCATGAGCGTGGGCGCGATGGCCTCGGTCAATACGGTGCTGACCGTGCTGACGGTTGTGATGATGGTCGGCATGGTCGGCAGGCATGGCGAGGGTGCGCTGGCGGGCTATGGTCTGGGCGCGCGGCTGGAGTTCCTGATGATCCCGGTGATCTTTGGCATCGGCGCGGCAATGACGTCGATGGTCGGCGCGAATATCGGGGCAGGGGCCAAGGCCCGCGCGTTGCGGGTTGCGTGGACGGGATCGCTGGCCGGGGCGGCGATTGTCGGGGTGATCGGGTTGGTGCTGGCCCTGTTCCCCGATCTGTGGCTGGGCATCTTTCTTGAGCCCACAAACACCGAGGCCCTGACCGCCGGGCGCGCCTATTTCCACATCGTCGCGCCGTTCTATCCGTTCTTCGGGCTGGGGTTGGCGCTCTATTTCGCCTCGCAGGGGGCGGGACGCATGCTGTGGCCGGTGATCGGGAGCTTCTCGCGTATCGGGGTGGCGATTGGCGGGGCAGTGTTGCTGCGTTCGGTGACGACGATCGGGGTTAACGGGGTGTTCATGGCGATTGCCTTTGCCATGCTGGTCTATGGATCGATCATCAGCATCGCTGTCTGGCGCGGTCGCTGGGCATAGGAGGGAAGATCATGCTTTACCTTGAGGATTTCGCGCCGGGGCAGACCTATGGCTCGGGCAGGCTGACCGTGACCGAGGCCGATGTGATCCGCTTCGCCAAAGAATTTGACCCCCAGCCGTTCCATCTGGACGCCGAGGCGGCCAAGGACACCCTGTTCCGGGGGCTGGCCGCAAGCGGCTGGCACACGGCGGCGATGACCATGAAGCTGTTGCAGGGCGGAGAGCTGACGCCCGCCGGCGGCATCATCGGTGCCGGGTTCGAGGAATTGAGCTGGCCGCGCCCGGTGCGCCCCGGCGACGTCTTGCGGGTTCACAGCGAAATCCTCGAGGTCCGCGCCTCGCAGTCCCGGCCCACGCAGGGGGTGATCAAGGTGCGCGGCACGACGATCAATCAGGACGACAAACCCGTGCAGGTCTTTGTCGGTCATCTGATCGTGCAGGCCCGTCCCAGCGCGTAAGCGAGGGCCTTGCCGTCGGGCGAGCCGCCTGTCTATCGTGCATTCAAGGCGCGATGAGGGACGGGGACAATGACCAAGGCTGACACTGCCCGCGCTGCTGTTGCGGCCCGCCACCGCGCGATCCCGTCAATCCCCGCATGACCCTTGATCACCTGATCTCGCAATATGGCCTGTGGGCGGTGTTCCTGGGCTGCTTTTTCGAAGGCGAGACCGCGGCCATCACCGGCGGCGTCTTTGCGCACCGGCATCTGCTGGTGTTGTGGCAGGTCACGCTGGTCGCGGGATTTGCGGCCTATCTGGCGGATATGAGCTTCTTTCTGGCCGGGCGGCGGTTTCGTGACCATCGCCTTGTGCGCACGCTGGCAGCCCGCCCTCGTTTCGCGGTCGCACTGCGCGGCATCGACCGGAACCCCGCCCGCTTTGCCGCCGTGTTCCGCTTTATCCCCGGCATGCGGATGATCGGCCCGCTGGCGCTGGCGCAATCGACGATTTCGACCGCGCGGTTTGCGCTGCTGGCCGCGCTGGCGGCGGCGGTCTGGTCGGTGCTGTATGCCGCGCTCGGGCATGTCATCGGGCAGCTGTTAGCGGCGCTGTTCGGCCCGATCGAGCGGGTCGAGGTGCTGCTGACCGGCGCGCTGGTCGCAGCACTTGCGGTTGCTGCTGTGATCCTTTGGCGCCGCCATCGTCGGGGTTGAGCGCGAAAACCCGGCTGCGACAGAGTGTCAGGCACAGGGCATTTTCCGGGTTAAATCGCGTGAAATCAACGCACTATCGGTGCGACATGATCGAACCTACCCGGTGCTGGTCTTGGGGCGTATGGTCTATCACAGACTCAGATATAGTATCTGAGAGGGGTTGCTGCCGGATCGATGCGTCGATCAGAGCGCGCCCGTGCCCAGTGGGGCGCGCCAGAACCTGAGTGAGGTGTCCGAATGTTCAACGATTTCGCCGCGATTGATCTGGCCCGTTTCCAGTTCGCCTTTACCGTGTCGGCGCATATCATTTTCCCGGCCTTCACCATCGGTCTGGCGAGCTTTCTGGCGGTCTTGAACGCCCTGTGGCTCTGGCGGCGCGACGAAGTATATCTGCGGCTCTTCGACTACTGGAAGACGATCTTCGCCGTGACCTTCGGCATGGGCGTCGTGTCGGGGATCGTCATGTCCTACCAGTTCGGCACCAACTGGTCGGTGTTCTCGGACCGCGCCGGGCCGGTGATCGGGCCGTTGATGGGCTACGAGGTGCTGTCGGCCTTCTTCCTTGAGGCGGGCTTTCTGGGCATCATGCTGTTCGGCCGTCAGCGTGTCGGCGAGAGGCTGCACATGGCCGCCACGGCGATTGTCGCGGTGGGGACGCTGTTCTCGGCCTTCTGGATCCTCAGCGCCAACAGCTGGATGCAGACCCCGGCGGGCTACGGGATCAATGAACTGGGGCAGTTCGTGCCCGAGGACTGGTGGGCGATCATCTTCAACCCCTCGTTCCCGTATCGTCTGGTGCATATGGTGCTGGCCGCCTACCTGACCACCGCCTTTGTCGTCGGTGCGGTCGGCGCGTGGCACCTGTTGCGCACGCCGGAAAGCCGGGGTGCGGCGATCATGTTCTCGATGGCGATGTGGATGGCGCTGATCGTCACGCCGATCCAGATCTTTGCCGGGGATGCGCACGGGCTGAACACGCTGGCG
This window contains:
- the ggpS gene encoding glucosylglycerol-phosphate synthase encodes the protein MPSDLVIVYHRQPYEEVEVDGKIVLRENKSPNGIVPTLKSFFGAVDRGSWVAWKLAEDPANPDFEPVIEITDDFGTYSVTRLPLSAAQVREFYHVTSKEAFWPILHSFKEKYNYDRVEWPNFREVNWAFAEAAAREAAHGALVWVHDYNLWLVPGYLRKLRPDVRIAFFHHTPFPAADMFNVLPWRREIVESLLACDDVGFHIPRYAENFASVARSLCDVVVAARAPVPPHLYSDGTALSERGVPKALSYDGRQVTLSVTPVGVDVGFIEERARRPETDTRVKEIREDLGEAQLILSVGRTDYTKGGVEQLASFGRLLEAHPELHGKVRLMHVSVSANKNMTIYSDIQGEIEQSAGQINGRFGRLDWQPVALISQAIPFEELVSYYRAADVAWITPLADGMNLVCKEFVAARTDDDGVLVLSEFAGAAVELHQAVITNPFSNRSMDTAILHALTMPVDERVSRMRQLRETVRTYDVKAWGNAVRDSHDHAGGAPAPPTRKPPHKSWARSDRTRPFFSLSSAHTPPATAPAPARGPAALHGTARCRRPATGPAAG
- a CDS encoding HAD family hydrolase, with protein sequence MNIIPAVQPRAISQKQLVLATDLDGTFLGGNDNARAGLYRWIEENRHQVGLIFVTGRDPKFVRDLTRSGEVPKPDYVIGDVGTTIAEFDDNNFVAPILELEREIEAAWVNTGPRAQVALQGLAGLSLQSTGFRYRLSYDMDPELFDTRALDIVAEMGLDALVSDNRFFDVLPKGVSKGPSLLRLLTYLEIDTRRCLVAGDTLNDLSMLSLGLPAVAVGNSEQGLLDKLAGLDHVHIAEAHGAGGIAEAIIAKNFISLAAA
- a CDS encoding NAD(P)H-dependent glycerol-3-phosphate dehydrogenase, translating into MKLQPIPGPSLPQPARRYDTVAVIGAGSWGTALAATLARSGATARLWGRDPAVITDINRQRENTRHLPGVPLPEGLFGIKEMRDALDGADAALIVVPSRSVRSVARQVALFAPKGMPVAVCAKGIEAETGLLMTQVAEEELPGHPVGVVSGPTFARETALNHPTAATVAFAFGPSDRINPGTSPAVRLALSLTTESFRAYVSDDLVGVEVGGAVKNVIAIACGMMTGAGFAENTRAALITRGLDEMKQLAEALGGRRETVTGLSGIGDLTLTCSSPTSRNMSLGFQLGEGVPRADCFDGKPVVVEGEMNAKSVTDLAHRVGVSMPICEAVQTILRDGADLGATFAALWARPIESEPRSMDLVFDHPASAQAIQNLAERIS
- a CDS encoding UTP--glucose-1-phosphate uridylyltransferase, with translation MSTTVRTAIFPVAGLGTRFLPATKATPKELLPVIDTPLIQYAIDEVRAAGIERMVFVSHPSKAAIERYVMDDKRLRRNLEAKGKHALAEQLHDSALCAADDDVVFTMQDEPLGLGHAVACARPHVLPGPVAVILPDDLILGATGALSEMIAAYDTAPVGHMVAAMTVDRAETRKYGVLSVTGQERDVILADGMVEKPEPDAAPSRKAVVGRYVLDASIFDDLAQVAPGAGGEIQLTDAIAKGAGRLGLGGFAFSGRRFDCGSKAGMLEATLHLAQQDPEFADVLAAFSAAPRAAA
- a CDS encoding winged helix-turn-helix transcriptional regulator, yielding MKWTELQTEACPVARGLSVIGDRWTMLVVRECFFGIRRFDQMQERLGITRHVLADRLRKLEADGVLRREAYQQRPLRHEYRLTDKGKALYPLLVTLIDWANTHVPVEGGSSVTLMSRETDEPLQPVLIDARTGSQITHRTVLAKTREA
- a CDS encoding PaaI family thioesterase, which encodes MTTQDAPRTRTRSYSYALAALDTGAALRLSGLEYMRALAAGEIGAPPSMITTLGFSNPLDLEDGKAAFEADAADFLLNPMGAVHGGFAATLLDTVMGAAVHTSLGPGLGFTTSDLSVKYTRAILPGTGRLRAEATIVHRGRQMATAQGTVIGLADGKLYAHGSTTCLIFPLTSVKG
- a CDS encoding MATE family efflux transporter, which produces MNQSLPPLDPAARARAARTQALLSAPIGPTLAKLAAPNILAMVVQAAQSIAEAYFASRIGVTALAGLALVFPLVMLTQMLSAGAMGGAISASVARALGAGNPDRAATLTITAWLLAVGFALVMAAIMLLFGPAIFVTLGGGPESVAAAVTYAAVFFPGCIAIWMCHASLSVIRGTGDMGMPSLLLLLVSTVSIPLAGGFALGWGPLPALGMAGLPLGLIVAYGVGALVAVGYIAAGRTGLAFKGALGRIDGGMVRDIMSVGAMASVNTVLTVLTVVMMVGMVGRHGEGALAGYGLGARLEFLMIPVIFGIGAAMTSMVGANIGAGAKARALRVAWTGSLAGAAIVGVIGLVLALFPDLWLGIFLEPTNTEALTAGRAYFHIVAPFYPFFGLGLALYFASQGAGRMLWPVIGSFSRIGVAIGGAVLLRSVTTIGVNGVFMAIAFAMLVYGSIISIAVWRGRWA
- a CDS encoding MaoC family dehydratase, yielding MLYLEDFAPGQTYGSGRLTVTEADVIRFAKEFDPQPFHLDAEAAKDTLFRGLAASGWHTAAMTMKLLQGGELTPAGGIIGAGFEELSWPRPVRPGDVLRVHSEILEVRASQSRPTQGVIKVRGTTINQDDKPVQVFVGHLIVQARPSA
- a CDS encoding DedA family protein: MTLDHLISQYGLWAVFLGCFFEGETAAITGGVFAHRHLLVLWQVTLVAGFAAYLADMSFFLAGRRFRDHRLVRTLAARPRFAVALRGIDRNPARFAAVFRFIPGMRMIGPLALAQSTISTARFALLAALAAAVWSVLYAALGHVIGQLLAALFGPIERVEVLLTGALVAALAVAAVILWRRHRRG
- a CDS encoding cytochrome ubiquinol oxidase subunit I encodes the protein MFNDFAAIDLARFQFAFTVSAHIIFPAFTIGLASFLAVLNALWLWRRDEVYLRLFDYWKTIFAVTFGMGVVSGIVMSYQFGTNWSVFSDRAGPVIGPLMGYEVLSAFFLEAGFLGIMLFGRQRVGERLHMAATAIVAVGTLFSAFWILSANSWMQTPAGYGINELGQFVPEDWWAIIFNPSFPYRLVHMVLAAYLTTAFVVGAVGAWHLLRTPESRGAAIMFSMAMWMALIVTPIQIFAGDAHGLNTLAHQPAKIAAIEGHYESYPEGRVPLILFGLPDDDAGEMRYAVEIPLLGSLILTHDLDTPMQGLDAFPEDERPPSALIFWTFRIMVAVGFAMLGLGLWAAFARWRGRLDTSPWLHRAAVLMGPTGFLAVLCGWITTEVGRQPYTVYGLLRTTDSVAPLQAEAVATSLIAFIVVYFFVFGFGTLYVLRLMSKRPKDRVDIEEIGPTRSSGITPVAASPSAPHATAKE